One region of Oreochromis aureus strain Israel breed Guangdong linkage group 19, ZZ_aureus, whole genome shotgun sequence genomic DNA includes:
- the LOC116318026 gene encoding putative nuclease HARBI1 → MEEEEQLRSLMFLVTYMLLKRMRDINDANIQRRNEIQRRIRHRQYFFQRQRRMLMMMIAGGIRSNARIRTRPWTTTPSTDWWERVVMTEFQPSDWLDKFRMNRETFFYLCDKLRPRLARQNTSFRLALPVEKRVAVALWRLASNIEYRTISALFGVGKSTVCRCVRDMCHAIVALLSSIYLRSPGEQELEDSAQLFLSHWGFPHCVAAIATLHTAIITPSNNASDYANPAGWLSVMSQVAVSGRGHFWDVCASFPGGTDPAEILQNSSLWATAAEGGLSPAPPPTFMGKSLRYVLLGEACYPLQSWLMKAYPEEQGRTASRTALTEQQQLFNGRLARALRVSQEALLRLRARWQCLSKRNDCGLDVVPTMILACCILHNMCESHGDAFKAEWQVEVAEAESPQPSHKQLLSTSMNQSNAEEVRQLFCDYFEEQNKLNN, encoded by the exons atggaagaggaggagcagctgcGCTCTTTGATGTTTCTCGTGACTTACATGCTGCTGAAGCGCATGAGAGACATAAACGACGCAAACATTCAGAGACGCAACGAGATCCAAAGACGCATCAGACACCGACAGTACTTCTtccagagacagaggaggatgctcaTG atGATGATAGCGGGAGGTATCCGCTCCAATGCCCGCATCCGCACTCGCCCCTGGACCACCACTCCAAGCACAGACTGGTGGGAGCGGGTTGTCATGACAGAATTCcagccctctgattggctggATAAGTTCCGCATGAACCGGGAGACGTTCTTCTACCTCTGCGACAAGCTGAGGCCCCGCCTGGCTCGACAGAACACCAGCTTCCGCCTGGCGCTGCCGGTGGAGAAGCGCGTAGCTGTAGCTTTGTGGCGCCTGGCATCCAACATCGAGTACCGCACCATCAGCGCCTTGTTCGGTGTGGGGAAGTCCACCGTGTGCAGGTGCGTTAGAGACATGTGTCACGCCATCGTGGCGCTCCTCAGCTCCATCTACCTCCGATCGCCAGGTGAGCAGGAGCTGGAGGATTCAGCTCAGCTGTTCCTGTCTCACTGGGGTTTCCCTCACTGCGTCGCTGCTATAGCAACACTCCACACAGCTATTATCACCCCATCAAACAACGCGTCTGACTACGCCAACCCTGCCGGCTGGCTCTCAGTCATGTCACAG GTGGCTGTTAGCGGTCGGGGGCACTTCTGGGATGTATGTGCCAGTTTCCCAGGTGGGACAGATCCAGCTGAGATCTTACAGAACTCTTCGCTATGGGCAACAGCCGCTGAGGGTGGACTCTCACCTGCCCCACCACCTACATTCATGGGAAAATCACTCAG GTATGTGTTGTTGGGTGAGGCCTGTTACCCGCTCCAGAGCTGGCTGATGAAGGCCTATCCTGAGGAACAGGGCAGGACGGCGAGTCGTACGGCACTGacggagcagcagcagctgtttaatGGACGGCTCGCCCGAGCGCTGCGCGTGTCTCAGGAGGCGCTGCTGAGGCTGAGGGCACGCTGGCAGTGCCTCAGCAAGAGGAACGACTGCGGACTGGACGTGGTGCCCACCATGATCCTAGCTTGCTGCATTCTGCACAACATGTGCGAGTCCCACGGGGACGCATTTAAAGCGGAGTGGCAGGTGGAGGTGGCCGAGGCAGAGAGTCCCCAACCCAGCCACAAACAGCTTCTCTCTACTAGCATGAACCAAAGTAATGCTGAGGAAGTCAGGCAGCTCTTCTGTGACTATTTTGAAGAGCAAAATAAGCTAAATAATTGA
- the tpgs1 gene encoding tubulin polyglutamylase complex subunit 1, producing MPAGKATKSDSDREFLSQAGVGDLLRGAILKMVEARSDDPIGFLADHFCNLASVTAAGLGGCGDEEQVNTGTVSAGAQEQQRLNRALWHLRLAHHSQRSAFSNNVRVAYDLLNLTGPQTCAGEFSEGPDGPCTDSPAGGGGVRGGLYTQTLQCLCSEGGVPASTSAPLLRRLHCHDHEAVPYDVFRHGVLTCAVFSDYIRQAQRLYAEVCCPGEGTASRALCLAVLGTLKEALETSQGSDSNYCANANTKVNSCPEANVKAIRYLEASAKISPCKLAQAMAGAQTRGPGGNMDAKEFENAAAELFITRVKVVS from the exons ATGCCCGCGGGTAAAGCCACCAAATCGGACAGCGACAGGGAGTTTCTATCGCAGGCAGGGGTGGGAGACCTGCTCCGCGGGGCTATCCTCAAAATGGTCGAAGCCAGATCAGACGATCCCATCGGGTTCCTTGCAGACCACTTCTGCAACCTCGCATCCGTGACAGCCGCCGGCTTGGGTGGTTGCGGCGACGAGGAGCAGGTGAACACCGGCACTGTGAGCGCAGGCGCGCAGGAGCAGCAGCGTCTCAACCGGGCTCTGTGGCACCTGCGGCTGGCCCACCACTCCCAGAG ATCTGCATTCAGCAACAATGTCCGTGTGGCCTACGACCTCCTAAACCTCACTGGACCTCAAACATGTGCAGGAGAGTTTTCTGAAGGCCCTGATGGCCCCTGCACCGACAGCCCCgccggaggaggaggagtaagAGGCGGCCTCTACACTCAGACCTTGCAATGCCTGTGCAGCGAGGGTGGAGTCCCTGCATCCACCTCTGCTCCCCTCCTGCGACGCCTCCATTGTCACGACCATGAAGCCGTCCCCTATGATGTCTTCCGTCATGGCGTGCTCACGTGTGCCGTTTTCTCAGACTACATCCGACAGGCTCAAAGGCTTTACGCCGAGGTGTGCTGCCCAGGTGAGGGTACTGCCTCTCGGGCATTGTGCCTGGCCGTACTGGGGACCTTGAAAGAAGCGCTAGAGACTTCCCAGGGCTCTGACTCAAACTACTGTGCCAATGCAAACACAAAAGTAAATTCCTGCCCTGAAGCTAATGTGAAGGCTATCCGCTACCTCGAGGCCAGTGCCAAGATCTCTCCCTGCAAGCTGGCTCAGGCCATGGCTGGTGCACAGACACGGGGGCCTGGCGGAAACATGGATGCAAAAGagtttgaaaacgcagctgcaGAGTTGTTCATCACTCGAGTTAAAGTTGTGTCCTAA
- the LOC116318025 gene encoding inositol-3-phosphate synthase 1-A yields MSVNVHINSPNVKYTDSHIEAQYSYQTASVHRDGNKVTVTPRTTEMTIRTERRVPRLGVMLAGWGGNNGTTVTAAVLANKMGLTWKTKNGVKKANYFGSLLQSSTVCLGSGLEGEVNVPFRDLLPMVHPNDIVFDGWDISSLDLGSAMERAQVLDWSLQEQLRPYMSCLKPKPSIYIPEFIAANQESRADNVLTGTMAEQMERIRADIRDFRQASGVDKVIVLWTANTERFCDIIPGVNDSAKNLLAAIQAGAAEVSPSTLFAVASILEGCAYINGSPQNTFVPGAIELAMQRGVFIGGDDFKSGQTKIKSVLVDFLVSAGIKPTSIVSYNHLGNNDGKNLSAPQQFRSKEISKSNVVDDMVQSNPILYEPGEKPDHCVVIKYVPYVGDSKRAMDEYTSEIMMGGINTIALHNTCEDSLLATPIILDLVMLTELCQRVTVKPQGEESFQSFHSVLSLLSFLCKAPLVPSGTPVVNAFFRQRSSIENIMRACLGLPPQNHMLLEHKLQRNFLPPHETCVNNDVASLKKVPLVNGNHIPLTNGVYAHMDHTACAL; encoded by the exons ATGTCCGTGAACGTTCACATCAACAGCCCTAATGTGAAGTACACTGACTCTCACATTGAGGCTCAGTACTCCTACCAGACCGCGTCGGTGCACAGAGATGGGAACAAAGTCACG GTGACCCCCCGCACCACTGAGATGACGATCCGCACCGAGCGCCGTGTGCCTCGGCTGGGAGTGATGCTGGCGGGCTGGGGAGGCAATAACGGGACCACAGTCACAGCGGCCGTACTGGCCAACAAAATGGGTCTTACCTGGAAGACCAAAAACGGAGTAAAG AAAGCGAACTATTTCGGCTCCCTCCTGCAGTCCTCTACTGTTTGTCTGGGATCAGGGCTTGAGGGCGAGGTTAACGTGCCCTTCCGGGACCTCCTGCCCATGGTGCACCCTAACGACATTGTGTTTGATG gtTGGGATATCTCTTCATTGGATCTAGGCAGTGCAATGGAGCGAGCCCAGGTGCTTGACTGGTCTTTACAAGAGCAGCTGCGACCATACATGAGCTGCCTGAAACCCAAACCATCGATCTACATTCCAGAGTTCATTGCTGCAAATCAGGAGAGTCGCGCAGACAATGTCCTCACTGGCACCATGGCGGAGCAG ATGGAGCGAATTAGAGCTGACATAAGAGACTTCCGTCAGGCCAGTGGTGTGGACAAAGTCATTGTTTTGTGGACCGCCAACACCGAGCGCTTCTGTGATATCATCCCAGGGGTCAACGACTCTGCCAAGAACCTGCTGGCTGCAATCCAG GCCGGAGCTGCAGAGGTCTCCCCCTCCACTCTGTTTGCAGTGGCCAGTATACTGGAGGGCTGCGCCTACATCAACGGCTCCCCACAGAACACTTTTGTCCCAGGAGCAATTGAGTTAGCCATGCAGAGAGGCGTGTTCATCGGCGGTGATGACTTCAAGTCTGGTCAGACTAAGATCAAGTCAGTGCTGGTGGACTTCCTGGTCAGTGCAGGCATCAAG CCAACATCCATTGTCAGCTACAATCACCTTGGCAACAACGATGGGAAAAACCTGTCGGCTCCACAGCAGTTCCGCTCCAAAGAGATCTCTAAGAGCAATGTGGTGGACGACATGGTCCAGTCCAACCCCATACTGTACGAGCCAGGAGAGAAACCTGACCACTGT GTGGTTATCAAATATGTCCCATATGTGGGAGACAGCAAGCGTGCCATGGATGAATACACCTCTGAAATAATGATGGGAGGGATCAACACTATTGCGCTGCACAATACCTGTGAG GACTCTCTACTTGCCACCCCAATCATCCTGGACCTGGTGATGCTGACAGAGCTTTGCCAGCGTGTGACTGTAAAGCCCCAGGGTGAAGAGAGCTTCCAGTCTTTCCACAGCGTCTTATCACTGCTCTCCTTCCTCTGCAAGGCTCCTCTTGTCCCATCAGGAACTCCAGTTGTCAATGCCTTTTTCCGCCAGAGGTCCTCCATTGAGAACATCATGAG GGCGTGCCTTGGTCTTCCTCCTCAGAACCACATGCTGCTGGAGCACAAGCTGCAGAGAAACTTCCTGCCCCCACATGAAACCTGTGTCAACAATGATGTCGCTTCTTTGAAGAAAGTTCCCTTAGTCAACGGAAATCACATTCCTCTAACAAATGGCGTATATGCACACATGGACCACACAGCATGTGCATTATAA